The DNA sequence CCCTCGCGGTGTGGGCGGCTCCCGAGATCGTCGGCCTGTACATGCGCGACACCCCGGACAACCACGAGGCGTTCGAACTCACCGTCGTCTTCGCGCGGTTCCTGCTCCCGCAGATCTTCTTCTACGGGATGTTCGGGATGCTGGGGCAGGTCCTCAACGCCCGGGAGAAGTTCGGCGCGATGATGTGGACGCCCGTCCTCAACAACATCGTCCTGATCGGCATGTTCGGCGCCTATCTGGGCCTCATGACGGCGCCGGACCACGTCGGGGACATCACCGCGAGCCAGGTCCGCCTCCTCGGCGCCGGCACCACCTGCGGCATCGCCCTCCAGGCCCTCGCCCTGATCCCGTACGTCCGTGAGGCGGGCTTCCGCTTCCGGCCGCGGTTCGACTGGCGCGGCGCGGGCCTGCGCAAGAGCGCCCGGGCGGCCCGCTGGACCCTGTTGTTCGTCCTCGCCAACCAGGTCGCGCTCACCGTCGTCACCAACTACGCCAACGCGGCCGACCAGCAACTGCCCACCGCGGGCGCCGGGTACACGGCGTACTCGTACGCGCAGACCATCTGGCTCCTGCCGCAGTCCATCGTCACCGTCTCCCTGGTCACGGCGCTGCTCCCGCGACTGAGCACGGCGGCGGCGCAGGGCCGCACCGACGACCTGCGCGGTGAGCTGTCGCGCGCGCTGCGCCTGACCGGCGCCGTCATCGTGCCCGCCGGGTTCTTCTTCCTCGCGCTCGGCCCGCAGACCGCGACCCTCCTGTTCGGCCACGGCACGGCCGACGCCTCGTCGGCGCAGCCCCTCGGCCAGATGCTCCAGGCCTTCGGGCTCGGGCTGATCCCGTTCTCCGCCCAGTACCTGCTGCTGCGCGGCTTCTACGCCTTCGAGGACACGCGCACGCCGTTCTGGATGGCCGTGTGGATCGCCGCCGTGAACATCGCCCTGGCCACCGCCTGCCACCACCTCCTCCCGCCGCGCTGGGCCGTCGTGGGCATGGCGGGCGCGTACACGCTGTCGTACGCCGTGGGGCTGCTGCTCACCGCGCGGTTGCTGCGCAGGCGCCTCGGCGGGCGCATGGACGGCAAGCGCCTGCTCCGCACCTACGGCAAGCTCGGCCTCGCCGCCGCCCCCGCGGGTGCGCTGGCCTGGGCGGTCGCGCACGGACTCGCGGCCGATGGGGCCGCGGGCACCCTGCGGACCGCGCTCGCGCTGACCACCGGCGCGGCCGCGATGGCCCTCGGCTATCTGCTGCTCGCGCGGCTGCTGCGGGTCGGTGAGCTGAGGCTGCGGCTGCGCTGACGCCCTGGCTGGCCGGAAATCGATGCTCGAATGTCCGTGCGGTCGAGTCAGGCAAGGTGCCCCCGCCCTGCGTCCTGCCAGGTGTGACTGGCGCTGATCCTTCCTTCGGCAAGCGGCCCCAGGCCGAGAGAGACCCGACCGAGCAGACCAAGGCTGAGCAAAACGTGACTGAAGACAGCAGTGAGGAGCCCACGAAGGCCGACGGCGGGACGGGCAGACCCGAGCGCCTGCCGGCCAAGGAGACCTGGAGCGTGCTCTACCGGCACTTCCGGCCGCACCGCGGCGTGGTGGCGCTGGGCGCGCTGTTCACGCTCATCGGCGCGGCCACCGGTCTCGCCCAGCCCGTGGCCATCGAGGAACTGGTCAACCGGCTGTCCGACGACGAGTCCATCGCCTCGATCCTGATCCTGCTGACCGGACTCCTCGTCATCGGCACCGCCGTCGAGTCCGTCGGCAGCTACATCCTGGAACGCACCGCCCAGTCCGTCGTCCTGGACTCCCGGCGCTCCCTGATACGCCGTCTGCTGCGGCTGAAGGTCAGCGAGATCGAGCGCGTGCAGCCCGGTGACCTGATGTCCCGCGTCACCTCGGACACGACGCTGCTCCAGGCCGTCACCACGCAGTCGGTGGTGTCGGCGTTCTCCGGCGCCCTCACCGTCATCGCGACCATCGTGATGATGGCCTTCATGGACGCGGTGCTCCTCGGCGTCACCCTCGGCGTGATCGTCCTCTTCGGCGGTGCCACCGCCCTCGTCATGCCGCAGATCTCCAAGGCGACCGAGCGCTCCCAGGAAGCCGTCGGCAAGATCTCGACCGCCCTGGAGCGCGCCTTCGGTGCCTTTCGCACCCTGAAGGCATCCGGGGCCGAGCGGCGCGAGACGGCCACCGTGGAGGAGGCCGCCCACGAGGCGTGGCGGTACGGCGTGAAGTCCGCCAAGTGGCAGGCGGTGGCGTGGAGCTCCATGGGCTTCGCCATCCAGGTGTCGTTCCTCGCGGTGCTCGGCGTCGGCGGCGCGCGCGTCGCCTCCGAGGCGATCTCGGTGGCCACCCTGGTGGCGTTCCTGATGCTGCTCTTCTACTTGATCGACCCGGTGAGCAGGCTCGTCGACGCGGTCACCCAGTACCAGGTGGGCTCCGCCGCCGTCGCCCGCATCGTGCGGGCCGAGCGCATGGAGACCGAGGAGCTCGACGAGCCCTCGCCGCGCGCGGCCGGGGCGGAGCACACTCCCGCGGCGGTGGCCTTCGACGACGTCACCTTCCGCTACCAGGCCGAGCTGCCCCTGGTCCACCACGGCGTGAGCTTCATCGTCCCGAGCCCCGGCATGACCGCCTTCGTCGGCCCGTCCGGCGCGGGCAAGACCACCGTGTTCGGACTCGTCGAGCGGTTCTACGAGGCCACCGGCGGCCGCGTCCTCGTCGACGGGAAGGACGTACGGGACTGGCCGCTCGCCGATCTGCGCGCCGCCATCGGCTATGTCGAGCAGGACGCACCCGTCCTCGCGGGCACCCTGCGCGAGAACCTCGTGTTCGCCGCCCCGGACGCCACCGAGGACGACCTCCGTGACGTGCTGGTGCGGTCCCGGCTCGACGCCCTCGTCGAGCGGCTGCCCGACGGCCTCGACACGGTCGTCGGCCACCGCGGCTCCAAGCTCTCCGGCGGTGAGCGCCAGCGCGTGGCCATCGCCCGCGCCCTGCTGCGCAGGCCTCGGCTGCTGCTCCTGGACGAGGCCACCTCGCAGCTCGACGCGGTCAACGAACTCGCGCTGCGCGACGTCGTGGCCGAGGTGTCCCGGGAGGTGACGGTCCTGGTCGTCGCGCACCGCCTGTCGACGGTGACGCTCGCCGACCAGATCGTCGTCATGGACGCGGGCCGGGTCCGCGCGACGGGCACGCACGAGGAACTCGTGACGGAGGACCCGCTGTACGGCGAGCTGGCGGCGACGCAGTTCCTGGCGACCGCGTCCTGACGCGCGGACCGCGGCGGCGCCGGGACCGGAGGCGGCGGCGTGATCGCGATCGGGCGGGCGGCGTGGGGAAAGCCCGCGCGGGAGCCCGGCGCCGTGATCTACCGTGAGGTCATGACCAAGGTCACCTTCGATCGTCACGTATCCGAAATCATCACGCAGGCAGACCTGTTGAGGACCCAGGTCAAGGACGCGGACCTGGCGGTGCCGGTGCGGACCTGCCCCGGCTGGAGCCTCGGCGACCTGTTGCGGCACGTGGGCGGCGCGCACCGCTGGGCCGAGGCCGTGGTCCGCACCCGGGCGAGCGGCCCGGTGCCCCACGACGAGGTCGACGACGTCGCCGGGGACGACGCGGCCGACGCCGCCGCGCTCGCGGACCGGGTGGCCGGGGGCGCGGCGCGCCTCGCGGGCACCCTGCGCGAGGCGGGACCGGACGCCCCGGTGTGGACGCCCGCGCCCGGCGGCACCCCGGAGTTCTGGGCGCGCCGCATGCTGTTCGAGACGGTCCTGCACCGGGCGGACGCGGCCGTCGCCGTCGGCGGCCCGTACACCCTGGCGACGGACGTCGCGCTGATCGGCGTGGGTGAATGGATGGAGTTCACCGTGCTGCCGCAGGTCTATGAGTCCGAGGAGCGGCTGCGCGCCCTGCTCGGCCCCGGCCGCACGGTCCACTTCCACGCCACCGACGCCGACGCCGAGTCCGACGACGCCGGGGAGTGGTTCGTCGACCTCACCGGCGACGCCATCACCACCCGGCGCGCGCACGAGAAGGCCGCGGTCGCGGTCCGCGGCCCGGCCTCCGCGCTGCTCCTGTCCCTCTACCAGCGCGAGTCGGTCCTCGCCGAAGGCCCCGAGATCATCGGGGACCGGGCCCTGTACGAGCAGTGGCGGGAGACGGTGAGTCACTGGCTGCGGAAGTAGGGGGCGGGCGCGTTGATGGGCCCGAGGGCCCGCACTGGCCGGTGCCGTCCGCTCAGGACTTCGGCACCCGGTCCACCGGCAGGCCGCGCGGCTCCTTGATGCGCTTCATGATGATCTGGGAGTTGACCTCGGTGACCCCGTCCAGGGTCGTGAGGCGTTCGATCCACAGGCGTTCGTAGGCGGCCAGGTCGGCGACCGCGATGCGCAGCAGGCACCCGGGGCTGCCGAAGAGGCGGTACGCCTCGATCACGTCGGGGATGTCCTGGAGCGCCGCCTCGAACGCCTCGACCGTCTCCCGGTCCCGGCGCACCTCGATGGAGACCAGGACCTCGAAGCCACGGCCGACCGCCTCCGGGTCCACGATCGCGCGGTAGCCCTGGATCACCCCGTCCTGCTCCAGCTGCCGCACCCGCCGCATGCAGGGGGAGGCGCTGAGGCCGATCCGCTGCGCCAGCTCCTGGTTGCTGAGCCGACCGTCCTTCTGGAGCTCACGCAAGATATCGAGATCAATCCGGTCCATGGCGCAATTGTGCACCAGCTCCGGCGGCATTCACGGGTTGATATCGCAATCCTATTGCGCACGGACTCGCCTATTCTTGCGGCGCGACTGTCCGTGAACCTCGGGCCGTCGGTTCGATGCGGTCGGCGCGGTGCCACGAGCGGCGCCCGGCCGCACTCCCGACTTCATGGAGAGGCAGGCCCGCGCCGATGACGCACCTGGCACCCCGGACGGCCCCGCGACGGGTCGTCGTCATCAGCACCGGTGGCACCATCGCCAGCCGCTGGCAGGGCACCGGGTACGCCGCCGACGCCTCCGGCGGCGAGGTCCTGGCCCAGGCCGCCGTGCCGGACGGCGTCACGGTCGAGGTCGTCGACCTGTTCAACGTGAACAGCTCCAGCATGACCTCCGCCCGCCAGCTCACGCTGCTGCGCGCGGTGCACGAGGCGCTCGCCGACGCCGGTGTCGCCGGTGTCGTGGTCACCCACGGCACCGACACCCTGGAGGAGTCGGCCTTCTTCGTCGACCTGCACCACGACGACCCGCGCCCGGTGGTCTTCACCGGCGCGCAGCGCCCGCTGGGCGCCGCCGACGGCGACGGTCCGGGCAATGTGTACGACGCCCTGCAAGTCGCCGCGACGGTACGGGACATGGGGGTCCTGGTCGTCTTCGACGGCACGGTGCACGCGGCGCGCGGCACCGTGAAGACCCGCACCCTGGACCCGCACCCCTTCGCCGACCCGTCCGGGCCGCTCGTGGGGCGGCTGGGCTTCGGGCGCGTGGACATCGACCGGCGCCCCGAGCGGCCCGAGGCGCTGCCCGTGCCGACGGGAACGGGCGCGCTGCCGCGCGTCGACATCGTGATGCACCACTGCGACGCCGACCCGCTGCTCCTGGACGCCGCGGTCGCGGCCGGGGCCCGGGGCATCGTGCTCGTCGCCACCGGAGCGGGCAACGCGACACCGCAGTTCGCCGAGGCCATCGCCGCCGCCGTGGACCGGGGCGTCCTGGTGGCCCTCACCACCCGGGTGCACTCGGGGCCGGTCGCCGAGATCTACACCGGCGGCGGCGCGGTCGACCTGGTCGCCGCGGGCGCGGTCCTCACCGGCACCCTGCGGGCCGGGCAGGCGCGCATCGCCGTCCTCGCCGCGCTGCTCGCGGACGCCGCGCCCCGGCAGCAGGGCGCGCTGCTCCGCCGGCTCCTGGGCACCCCGGACCTGGGCCAGGGCCAGGAATCCGCCTCGGCCGCCTGACCCGCGCCCCCGCCCCCCGGAGCCCCGCGCTCCGGGACTCCTCCCCGCACCGCCTCGCGTACTCGAAGGACCACCCCATGACCGCCCCCGCCCGGCCGACCGCCGCACCCGCATCCGACCGCCCGCTCGGCGCGGACGCTCCGCACACCCCGGCCGGGCCCCCGCGCACCCGCCGTGAGCACGACCTGCTCGGTGACCGCGACGTACCCGCCGACGCGTACTGGGGCATCCACTCGCTGCGCGCCACGGAGAACTTCCCCGTCACGGGCGTCCCGATCTCCGTGTACCCGCAGCTCGTCGACGCGCTTGCCGCCGTCAAGCAGGCCGCGGCCCGCGCCAACGAGGAACTGGGCCTGCTGCCCGCGGACAAGGCCCGCGCCATCGTGGCCGCCTGCGAGGAGATCCGGGCGGGGCACCTGCACGACCAGTTCGTCGTGGACGTCATCCAGGGCGGTGCCGGGACCTCCACGAACATGAACGTCAACGAGGTCGTCGCCAACCGCGCCCTCGAACTCCTCGGCCACGCCAAGGGGGAGTACGCGCACCTGCACCCCAATGAGGACGTCAACCTCAGCCAGTCCACCAACGACGCCTACCCGACCTCCCTGCGCATCGCGACGATCACGGCGGTGCACGGGCTGCTCCAGGCCATGGCGGTGCTCCAGGACGCGTTCGCCGCCAAGGCCGTGGAGTTCCGGGACGTTCTGAAGATGGGGCGCACCCAGCTCCAGGACGCCGTGCCCATGACCCTCGGCCAGGAGTTCTCCACGTACGCGGTCATGCTGGAGGAGGACAGGGGTCGACTGTCCGAGGCCGTCGAGCTGATGCACGAGATCAACCTCGGCGCCACCGCGATCGGCACCGGCCTCAACACCCCGCCCGGCTACGCGGAGACGGCCCGCCGCCAGCTGTGCGAGATCACCGGGCTGCCCCTGGTGACCTCCGCGAACCTGGTCGAGGCCACCCAGGACTGCGGCGCGTTCGTGCAGCTCTCCGGCGTCCTCAAGCGCATCGCGGTGAAGCTCTCCAAGACCTGCAACGACCTGCGGCTGCTCTCCTCGGGGCCGCGCGCGGGGCTCAACGAGATCAATCTGCCCCCGGTCCAGGCCGGTTCGAGCATCATGCCGGGCAAGGTGAACCCGGTGATCCCCGAGGTCGTCAACCAGGTCGCGTTCGAAGTCATCGGCAACGACCTCACCGTCACGATGGCCGCCGAGGCCGGACAGCTCCAGCTCAACGCCTTCGAGCCGGTCATCCTGCACGCCCTGGCCAAGAGCATCACGTCCCTGCGGGCGGCCTGTCTGACCCTCGCCGAGCGCTGCGTCGCGGGGCCGGACGGCGGCATCACCGCGAACACCGAAGCGCTGCGCGCCTCCGTGGAGAACTCCATCGGCCTGGTGACCGCGCTCAACCCGCACATCGGCTACACCACGGCCACCGCCATCGCCCAGGAGGCCCTGCGCACCGGCCGCGGCGTCGCCGAACTCACCCTGGAGAAGGGCCTGCTGCCCGCCGAGCGGCTGGCCGAGCTGCTCACTCCCGAACGCCTGGCGGGCGCGTCCGACCAGCGTGTCCAGTGGTCCTAGCGCTCTCGACGGTCCTAGTGCCATCGACCGAGCCCGGCCGCAACCACAGACGGAGTCCACGAGCACCGCGCTGACCTAGCGTGGCGATCATGAGCGACGCGCAGCGGGGACCGGTCGGGCCGGGAGCGGCCGCCACGGCC is a window from the Streptomyces spectabilis genome containing:
- a CDS encoding asparaginase, producing the protein MTHLAPRTAPRRVVVISTGGTIASRWQGTGYAADASGGEVLAQAAVPDGVTVEVVDLFNVNSSSMTSARQLTLLRAVHEALADAGVAGVVVTHGTDTLEESAFFVDLHHDDPRPVVFTGAQRPLGAADGDGPGNVYDALQVAATVRDMGVLVVFDGTVHAARGTVKTRTLDPHPFADPSGPLVGRLGFGRVDIDRRPERPEALPVPTGTGALPRVDIVMHHCDADPLLLDAAVAAGARGIVLVATGAGNATPQFAEAIAAAVDRGVLVALTTRVHSGPVAEIYTGGGAVDLVAAGAVLTGTLRAGQARIAVLAALLADAAPRQQGALLRRLLGTPDLGQGQESASAA
- a CDS encoding Lrp/AsnC family transcriptional regulator; this translates as MDRIDLDILRELQKDGRLSNQELAQRIGLSASPCMRRVRQLEQDGVIQGYRAIVDPEAVGRGFEVLVSIEVRRDRETVEAFEAALQDIPDVIEAYRLFGSPGCLLRIAVADLAAYERLWIERLTTLDGVTEVNSQIIMKRIKEPRGLPVDRVPKS
- a CDS encoding ABC transporter ATP-binding protein translates to MPAKETWSVLYRHFRPHRGVVALGALFTLIGAATGLAQPVAIEELVNRLSDDESIASILILLTGLLVIGTAVESVGSYILERTAQSVVLDSRRSLIRRLLRLKVSEIERVQPGDLMSRVTSDTTLLQAVTTQSVVSAFSGALTVIATIVMMAFMDAVLLGVTLGVIVLFGGATALVMPQISKATERSQEAVGKISTALERAFGAFRTLKASGAERRETATVEEAAHEAWRYGVKSAKWQAVAWSSMGFAIQVSFLAVLGVGGARVASEAISVATLVAFLMLLFYLIDPVSRLVDAVTQYQVGSAAVARIVRAERMETEELDEPSPRAAGAEHTPAAVAFDDVTFRYQAELPLVHHGVSFIVPSPGMTAFVGPSGAGKTTVFGLVERFYEATGGRVLVDGKDVRDWPLADLRAAIGYVEQDAPVLAGTLRENLVFAAPDATEDDLRDVLVRSRLDALVERLPDGLDTVVGHRGSKLSGGERQRVAIARALLRRPRLLLLDEATSQLDAVNELALRDVVAEVSREVTVLVVAHRLSTVTLADQIVVMDAGRVRATGTHEELVTEDPLYGELAATQFLATAS
- the murJ gene encoding murein biosynthesis integral membrane protein MurJ; this encodes MAVGTVVSRATGLIRQVLQAAALGTGLLASTYNTANTVPTGLYTLLIGGALNAVLVPQLVRARTTHPDGGRAYEQRLVTLVLCVLAVGTALAVWAAPEIVGLYMRDTPDNHEAFELTVVFARFLLPQIFFYGMFGMLGQVLNAREKFGAMMWTPVLNNIVLIGMFGAYLGLMTAPDHVGDITASQVRLLGAGTTCGIALQALALIPYVREAGFRFRPRFDWRGAGLRKSARAARWTLLFVLANQVALTVVTNYANAADQQLPTAGAGYTAYSYAQTIWLLPQSIVTVSLVTALLPRLSTAAAQGRTDDLRGELSRALRLTGAVIVPAGFFFLALGPQTATLLFGHGTADASSAQPLGQMLQAFGLGLIPFSAQYLLLRGFYAFEDTRTPFWMAVWIAAVNIALATACHHLLPPRWAVVGMAGAYTLSYAVGLLLTARLLRRRLGGRMDGKRLLRTYGKLGLAAAPAGALAWAVAHGLAADGAAGTLRTALALTTGAAAMALGYLLLARLLRVGELRLRLR
- the aspA gene encoding aspartate ammonia-lyase, translating into MTAPARPTAAPASDRPLGADAPHTPAGPPRTRREHDLLGDRDVPADAYWGIHSLRATENFPVTGVPISVYPQLVDALAAVKQAAARANEELGLLPADKARAIVAACEEIRAGHLHDQFVVDVIQGGAGTSTNMNVNEVVANRALELLGHAKGEYAHLHPNEDVNLSQSTNDAYPTSLRIATITAVHGLLQAMAVLQDAFAAKAVEFRDVLKMGRTQLQDAVPMTLGQEFSTYAVMLEEDRGRLSEAVELMHEINLGATAIGTGLNTPPGYAETARRQLCEITGLPLVTSANLVEATQDCGAFVQLSGVLKRIAVKLSKTCNDLRLLSSGPRAGLNEINLPPVQAGSSIMPGKVNPVIPEVVNQVAFEVIGNDLTVTMAAEAGQLQLNAFEPVILHALAKSITSLRAACLTLAERCVAGPDGGITANTEALRASVENSIGLVTALNPHIGYTTATAIAQEALRTGRGVAELTLEKGLLPAERLAELLTPERLAGASDQRVQWS
- a CDS encoding maleylpyruvate isomerase family mycothiol-dependent enzyme, with amino-acid sequence MTKVTFDRHVSEIITQADLLRTQVKDADLAVPVRTCPGWSLGDLLRHVGGAHRWAEAVVRTRASGPVPHDEVDDVAGDDAADAAALADRVAGGAARLAGTLREAGPDAPVWTPAPGGTPEFWARRMLFETVLHRADAAVAVGGPYTLATDVALIGVGEWMEFTVLPQVYESEERLRALLGPGRTVHFHATDADAESDDAGEWFVDLTGDAITTRRAHEKAAVAVRGPASALLLSLYQRESVLAEGPEIIGDRALYEQWRETVSHWLRK